A single genomic interval of Pan paniscus chromosome 18, NHGRI_mPanPan1-v2.0_pri, whole genome shotgun sequence harbors:
- the GNG13 gene encoding guanine nucleotide-binding protein G(I)/G(S)/G(O) subunit gamma-13, which produces MEEWDVPQMKKEVESLKYQLAFQREMASKTIPELLKWIEDGIPKDPFLNPDLMKNNPWVEKGKCTIL; this is translated from the exons ATGGAGGAGTGGGACGTGCCACAGATGAAGAAAGAGGTGGAGAGTCTCAAGTACCAGCTGGCCTTCCAGCGGGAGATGGCGTCCAAGACCATCCCCGA GCTGCTGAAGTGGATCGAGGATGGGATCCCCAAGGACCCCTTCCTGAACCCCGACCTGATGAAGAACAACCCATGGGTGGAAAAGGGCAAATGCACCATCCTGTGA